In Candidatus Contubernalis alkalaceticus, the following proteins share a genomic window:
- a CDS encoding GspH/FimT family pseudopilin, with protein MFSPLERLFNNQQKGFSLIEVLLVLTILGILTAVVIPVLDMVLDYHSLDTTAGKMAANMRLAQSHAITTNQFTRLVFHRFSNLYMVELSLVKEWIDIPQGISICAINFPKSGGRETLTFNSLGTPNQGGHVGLENRRGDKLYVIITPVTGRVRISKNPP; from the coding sequence ATGTTTTCTCCGCTTGAAAGGTTGTTTAATAACCAACAGAAAGGGTTTTCTCTGATTGAAGTATTGTTGGTTCTAACGATTTTAGGAATCCTGACGGCAGTGGTTATTCCTGTCTTAGATATGGTCCTAGATTACCATTCTTTAGATACCACTGCCGGTAAAATGGCAGCTAATATGCGTCTAGCCCAAAGTCATGCCATCACCACTAACCAGTTTACCCGTCTGGTATTTCACAGATTTTCAAACTTATATATGGTTGAACTGTCTTTGGTGAAGGAATGGATAGATATCCCTCAGGGGATAAGTATTTGTGCTATTAATTTTCCAAAGTCCGGAGGAAGGGAAACCTTAACTTTTAATAGCTTGGGAACACCTAACCAGGGAGGACATGTGGGCCTGGAAAACCGCCGGGGGGACAAGTTGTACGTTATTATTACACCCGTTACCGGAAGGGTTAGAATTAGCAAAAACCCTCCCTAG
- a CDS encoding PilW family protein — protein MRLHRQNGFILLELIICIGLLGMVLVSAYGFYYMGVNSYSRGSHRWDLQQNGRAAIARMDKELIKAEDYLVYSQGNQIHFNLPGDSRLYFFRVRNRDLELLIGPGVTKVASYVKSLDIFQGEDGVIHYRVTVEKEGQEYSLSSAVKPRNVGG, from the coding sequence ATGCGTCTACACAGGCAGAATGGTTTTATTCTATTAGAATTAATTATCTGTATAGGGCTTTTAGGTATGGTGCTGGTCTCTGCCTATGGGTTTTATTACATGGGGGTAAATTCCTACTCCCGAGGTTCTCACCGCTGGGATCTACAGCAGAATGGCCGGGCAGCCATAGCACGAATGGATAAAGAATTAATAAAGGCAGAGGATTACCTTGTGTATTCCCAGGGAAACCAGATACATTTTAATCTTCCAGGAGATTCCAGGTTATACTTTTTTCGGGTAAGGAACCGGGATTTGGAATTATTGATTGGACCAGGGGTAACCAAGGTTGCAAGTTATGTAAAGAGCCTGGATATTTTCCAAGGGGAGGACGGCGTAATTCATTATCGTGTTACCGTAGAAAAAGAGGGACAGGAATACTCGTTGTCTTCAGCAGTAAAACCCAGAAATGTCGGGGGGTAG
- a CDS encoding type IV pilus modification PilV family protein, which yields MVRLKNKNRGFTLIEVLLSVAVLAVVSGPFLSLFLQGFLITQSAGMKTIAVSYSREGMELIKAQGFDKLVETIEGQHSLYPKRESWVEEGYNCFYEVQHVFREVQNGFSTESVEVLEITVYVNYFDRTDQEVVLTSFLSGR from the coding sequence ATGGTGAGGCTAAAAAATAAAAACCGGGGATTTACCCTGATCGAAGTTCTTTTATCTGTAGCCGTATTGGCTGTTGTGTCAGGGCCCTTTTTGTCGCTTTTTTTGCAGGGTTTCCTTATTACTCAGTCTGCCGGTATGAAGACAATAGCAGTGTCCTATTCTCGAGAGGGTATGGAATTAATAAAGGCTCAAGGTTTTGATAAGTTGGTGGAGACTATAGAGGGTCAACATTCTCTGTATCCCAAGAGAGAAAGTTGGGTAGAAGAAGGTTACAACTGTTTCTATGAAGTTCAGCATGTTTTTAGGGAAGTGCAGAATGGGTTTAGCACCGAATCTGTTGAAGTATTGGAAATAACTGTATACGTTAATTATTTTGATAGAACTGATCAGGAAGTAGTGCTTACTTCCTTCCTGTCTGGTAGGTAA
- the pilM gene encoding type IV pilus biogenesis protein PilM, giving the protein MLLNIAGKFSCLGIDIGVDMIKVVQLKKRKGNIILSRYDCVKTPGGAVGDGKVIDTRKISICLKGIKKKYFPVKKAVISLGSENVMFSLLALPPMGKGELLKCMKFEAEKHISLPIKQVVYDYCLLRYLPEGHLEILLAAAPKEVVNGYMEALQGAGLYPTALEVEPLAMLRLFNYLIGRKAAQNNREGKYCLLLDLGVETSKVILVKGRYYKFFRCLPLGKKVLEGHGKVNTAAGELVKVLQQTIGYFVYRTSLEDLKIEKLYLTGGLSEIAGLQNYLVDNLKIQTEPLELLGFLHHDYPGSSFYKIREDKKLMYTAAGLALRGWSHG; this is encoded by the coding sequence ATGCTTTTGAATATAGCCGGTAAATTTTCTTGTTTGGGTATTGATATAGGGGTAGATATGATTAAAGTTGTTCAGCTAAAGAAAAGGAAAGGTAATATTATATTAAGTCGGTATGATTGTGTAAAAACTCCGGGAGGAGCAGTCGGAGATGGAAAAGTGATAGACACCAGAAAAATTTCTATCTGTTTGAAGGGTATCAAGAAAAAGTATTTTCCAGTGAAAAAAGCCGTTATATCTCTTGGAAGCGAAAATGTCATGTTTAGTTTGTTGGCCCTTCCTCCCATGGGGAAAGGTGAACTCTTAAAGTGCATGAAATTTGAGGCTGAAAAACATATTTCCCTTCCTATAAAACAAGTGGTCTATGATTATTGTCTTCTACGATATTTACCTGAAGGACATCTGGAAATCTTGTTGGCAGCAGCGCCAAAGGAGGTGGTCAATGGATACATGGAAGCCCTTCAGGGGGCAGGGCTGTATCCAACTGCTTTGGAAGTAGAGCCTTTAGCAATGCTTCGTCTGTTTAATTACCTTATTGGGAGAAAAGCAGCTCAAAATAATAGAGAGGGTAAATACTGTCTTTTACTGGATTTGGGGGTAGAGACTTCTAAAGTTATTTTAGTAAAAGGAAGATATTATAAGTTTTTCCGCTGCTTACCGTTAGGTAAAAAGGTTTTAGAAGGGCATGGGAAAGTAAATACTGCAGCAGGTGAGCTGGTTAAGGTGCTGCAGCAGACAATCGGGTATTTTGTCTACCGAACTTCTCTGGAAGATTTAAAAATTGAAAAGCTCTATTTAACAGGCGGATTGTCGGAAATAGCTGGATTGCAAAATTATCTGGTAGATAATTTAAAGATTCAAACAGAACCACTGGAACTCCTGGGTTTTTTGCATCATGATTATCCTGGAAGTTCTTTTTATAAAATTAGAGAGGATAAAAAGTTAATGTATACTGCTGCAGGATTGGCTTTAAGGGGGTGGAGCCATGGGTGA
- a CDS encoding prepilin peptidase, with amino-acid sequence MAVSAALFGLMIGSFLNVCIFRLPIRESIIINSSHCAHCDRVLAPEDLVPVLSYFFLKGKCRYCKNYIGSRYPLVELLTAIVFYITVFKIGYDLFLVKYLFLFSLLIVVFFIDLDHQIIPNRLVMILLLWGLGWQVIIPEILWLHALFGSLLGGGFLFILAIVYNGGMGGGDIKMMFAAGFFMGPQLTGFALYLGFLCGAAVGLMLLLLKIKKRKDPIPFGPFLAFGIFVSILWGNDIINTYLSFMGLL; translated from the coding sequence GTGGCTGTTTCTGCTGCTTTATTTGGTTTGATGATAGGTTCCTTTTTAAACGTATGCATATTTCGCTTACCCATACGTGAGTCAATAATTATTAATTCATCCCACTGTGCTCACTGTGATAGAGTTTTGGCCCCTGAGGATCTGGTGCCGGTATTAAGCTATTTTTTTCTAAAAGGGAAATGCCGTTATTGTAAAAATTATATCGGTTCCCGCTATCCTTTAGTAGAACTGCTGACGGCAATAGTTTTTTATATTACAGTTTTCAAAATTGGTTATGACTTATTTTTGGTAAAGTACTTGTTTTTATTTTCCCTTTTAATTGTTGTTTTTTTTATCGATTTGGATCATCAAATTATTCCTAACCGATTGGTAATGATATTGTTGTTATGGGGCTTGGGCTGGCAGGTTATAATTCCGGAAATTCTATGGTTACACGCACTATTTGGGTCTTTGCTGGGGGGCGGTTTTTTATTTATTTTAGCTATCGTGTATAACGGTGGCATGGGAGGCGGAGATATTAAGATGATGTTTGCCGCTGGTTTTTTTATGGGCCCACAGTTAACTGGTTTTGCTCTATATTTAGGGTTTTTGTGTGGAGCTGCTGTAGGCTTGATGCTATTATTGTTAAAAATTAAAAAGAGAAAAGACCCTATTCCCTTTGGACCCTTTTTGGCTTTTGGCATTTTTGTTTCAATTTTATGGGGTAACGATATTATCAATACATACTTAAGTTTTATGGGTTTATTATGA
- a CDS encoding type II secretion system F family protein: MPSFRYRGKDEEGKNIVGRIQAGSRQQALSELWGQGYVVLSFDECRAWAGNSELLKVLYGKKVSARDLMFFCRKMSALLSAGFPMAKALETLRQSGDSYILDNTLELVQRDIEGGSYLFRAMAEHPGVFPPVMVHMVEAGEAGGFLEKVFIRLAEHFEKEYDLWEKVRSATAYPCVILVVAIFVVSFLLIKVLPTFTNIFENMNVDLPLLTRAVTGIGVFLARYWLYIIVCSLLAGIILRFFVRKNMRYFDLMKIQLPVLGPVYQKVLLARFTRNMEMLLESGVGIITSLELLKNIVNNACYEDMLLQSQEEIRQGQSLAAVLEESGLFPVMVVKMISVGEESSSLDFMLGKTAEILESDIKYALERLNSLIEPLIIVLMAFLVGIIVLSVLIPMFQVFQHIG; the protein is encoded by the coding sequence GTGCCTTCTTTTCGCTATAGGGGTAAAGATGAAGAAGGGAAAAATATAGTTGGGAGAATCCAAGCCGGTTCCAGACAGCAGGCTTTGTCTGAGCTGTGGGGACAAGGTTACGTGGTGCTCAGCTTTGATGAATGCAGGGCATGGGCAGGTAATTCTGAGTTGTTGAAGGTTTTATATGGAAAAAAAGTTTCAGCCCGGGATTTGATGTTTTTCTGTCGTAAAATGAGTGCACTGCTTTCTGCAGGGTTTCCCATGGCAAAGGCACTAGAGACTTTGAGACAGAGCGGTGACAGCTATATATTGGATAATACTTTGGAGTTGGTTCAAAGGGATATTGAAGGAGGCAGTTATCTTTTTCGGGCTATGGCAGAACATCCCGGGGTGTTTCCTCCGGTAATGGTTCATATGGTGGAAGCGGGAGAGGCTGGTGGTTTTTTAGAAAAGGTTTTTATAAGATTGGCGGAGCATTTTGAAAAAGAATATGATTTGTGGGAAAAGGTACGATCCGCTACAGCATATCCTTGTGTTATTTTGGTAGTTGCCATTTTTGTAGTGAGTTTTCTGCTCATAAAAGTTCTTCCCACCTTTACAAATATTTTTGAGAATATGAATGTGGATTTACCGTTATTAACCCGTGCAGTCACTGGTATCGGAGTTTTTTTGGCCAGGTATTGGCTTTATATTATAGTATGTAGTTTGCTTGCGGGTATTATATTACGTTTCTTTGTAAGAAAGAATATGAGATATTTTGATTTGATGAAAATTCAACTACCTGTTTTGGGTCCGGTCTATCAAAAGGTCTTATTGGCCCGTTTTACCAGGAATATGGAAATGCTTTTGGAGAGCGGAGTGGGGATTATCACCTCCCTTGAACTGTTAAAAAATATCGTAAATAACGCTTGTTATGAGGATATGCTGCTGCAGTCTCAGGAGGAGATAAGGCAGGGGCAGAGTTTGGCGGCAGTATTAGAGGAAAGTGGACTATTCCCTGTAATGGTGGTCAAAATGATTAGTGTGGGAGAGGAAAGTAGTTCTTTGGATTTTATGTTAGGCAAAACGGCAGAAATTTTAGAATCTGATATTAAATATGCCCTAGAACGATTGAATAGTCTTATCGAGCCGTTGATAATCGTTTTAATGGCTTTCCTGGTAGGAATTATCGTATTGTCGGTATTGATTCCTATGTTTCAGGTTTTTCAGCATATTGGTTGA
- a CDS encoding GspE/PulE family protein yields MVLYNKKKLGNVLLEAGVVTQEQLEYALSLQKISRDKLGKILIQCGFLSEHEFMELMEKQLDIPYVNLNEIEVIPEVATSIPFDLARRHQVIPIKKEGSRLILAMVDPLNVVALDSVTMVTGLEVQAVIAGESDISNLIDQFYGLKESIEKAVDREKVYKHLKKDEMILKERGKEEEPIIRVVDSFINRALKEGASDIHIEPQDDGMIIRLRVDGLLHNLISPPKILQHQLISRIKIMANLDISEKRLPQDGRLLFQKGDKVLNIRVSSLPTIFGEKLVLRLLDRDKIIIPLDMLGFSAKNYSLFKRFITSARGMILVTGPTGCGKSTTLYSTLNQLNVKEKNIITVEEPVEYNIKGINQVQVNGKIGLTFARALRTILRQDPNIIMVGEIRDLETAQIATRAALTGHLVFSTLHTNDAVGAVVRLLDMGVEGFLITSSLVGVIAQRLIRKLCPYCQIEYRPSLEEWELFYSFYGETGEVKFFEGRGCRRCNQTGYRGRTGIHEIMPFTEEVKRLVLDNPSSEAIRQWFQSSGYVTLQEDGLKRAVEGVTSLKEIVKVAFGQF; encoded by the coding sequence ATGGTGTTGTACAATAAAAAAAAGCTGGGAAATGTGCTTTTGGAAGCCGGGGTAGTTACTCAAGAACAGCTGGAATATGCTTTATCATTACAGAAAATTTCCCGAGATAAATTAGGAAAAATTCTTATTCAGTGTGGTTTCTTGTCTGAGCATGAGTTTATGGAGCTGATGGAAAAGCAGTTGGATATCCCTTACGTGAACCTCAATGAAATTGAGGTTATTCCGGAGGTTGCCACCTCGATACCCTTTGACCTGGCCCGGCGTCATCAAGTAATTCCTATTAAAAAAGAGGGGTCCCGGTTAATTTTGGCAATGGTGGACCCTCTAAATGTAGTTGCCCTGGACAGTGTTACCATGGTAACTGGTTTGGAAGTTCAGGCGGTGATTGCCGGGGAATCTGACATTTCCAACTTAATTGACCAGTTTTATGGGTTAAAGGAATCTATAGAAAAAGCTGTGGACCGGGAAAAGGTTTACAAGCATTTAAAAAAGGATGAGATGATCCTTAAAGAACGGGGAAAAGAAGAAGAGCCCATAATACGGGTGGTTGATTCGTTTATTAACAGGGCTCTTAAAGAGGGGGCCAGTGACATACATATTGAGCCCCAGGATGATGGTATGATTATCAGGCTTCGTGTGGATGGTTTACTTCACAATTTAATATCACCCCCTAAAATTTTACAGCATCAACTGATTTCCCGCATAAAAATCATGGCCAATTTAGATATTTCAGAAAAAAGGCTTCCCCAGGATGGCAGATTACTTTTTCAAAAGGGAGATAAAGTTCTGAACATAAGGGTATCCAGCCTTCCTACCATTTTTGGAGAAAAGCTGGTACTGAGGCTTCTAGATAGGGATAAAATTATTATTCCCTTGGACATGCTTGGATTCAGTGCAAAAAACTATTCCCTTTTTAAGAGATTTATTACATCTGCCAGGGGAATGATTTTGGTGACTGGCCCCACGGGATGCGGCAAAAGCACTACGCTGTATTCTACGTTAAACCAATTGAATGTCAAGGAGAAGAATATCATAACCGTAGAAGAACCTGTTGAATATAACATTAAGGGTATAAACCAGGTACAGGTTAATGGGAAAATAGGCCTTACCTTTGCCCGGGCTCTAAGGACTATACTGCGACAGGACCCAAACATTATTATGGTGGGGGAAATTCGTGACCTGGAAACTGCTCAGATTGCCACACGAGCAGCCTTAACCGGTCACCTGGTATTTTCTACCCTGCATACTAATGATGCTGTGGGTGCAGTAGTTCGCCTTTTGGATATGGGGGTAGAGGGCTTTTTAATTACTTCTTCTCTGGTGGGAGTGATAGCTCAGAGGCTGATTCGAAAGCTGTGTCCGTATTGTCAGATAGAATATAGGCCTTCCCTGGAAGAATGGGAACTTTTCTATAGTTTCTATGGAGAAACAGGAGAAGTAAAATTTTTTGAAGGTAGGGGCTGCCGCCGATGCAATCAAACGGGTTACCGGGGAAGAACTGGCATTCATGAGATAATGCCTTTTACAGAAGAGGTTAAAAGATTAGTGCTGGATAATCCTTCTTCTGAGGCAATAAGGCAATGGTTCCAGTCCAGTGGTTACGTCACGCTGCAGGAAGATGGACTGAAAAGGGCAGTTGAGGGTGTTACCAGTTTAAAAGAGATTGTAAAGGTTGCCTTTGGTCAGTTTTAA
- a CDS encoding competence type IV pilus major pilin ComGC, whose amino-acid sequence MFKIINRARGEKGFTLVELMVVVVIIGVLVAIAIPVYSAVTEKAEKGACEANIRMLDGAIQQYYMFHDNWPVDMGSINDYFSDPPTCPSGGDYSISGAETSSHHVVCSHNH is encoded by the coding sequence ATGTTTAAAATAATCAACAGAGCAAGGGGTGAAAAAGGTTTCACGTTGGTGGAGTTGATGGTGGTTGTGGTTATTATTGGAGTTTTAGTCGCTATTGCCATACCGGTTTATTCTGCGGTGACTGAAAAAGCAGAAAAGGGAGCTTGTGAAGCTAATATAAGGATGTTAGATGGAGCAATTCAACAGTATTATATGTTTCATGATAACTGGCCAGTGGATATGGGTAGTATAAACGACTATTTCTCAGATCCCCCAACTTGCCCCAGCGGTGGAGATTATTCAATTAGTGGTGCTGAAACAAGCTCCCATCATGTTGTGTGTAGTCACAATCATTAA
- a CDS encoding sigma-70 family RNA polymerase sigma factor produces the protein MHKKEFFSIKNNSNPNLEESVFTYMKEKNQVNLSRVMEEGKRLVYYFAGHYCVSVSREDLIQAGYEGLLKAVKRFNPEMGVSFSTYACHYIKGEIRHYIRKESLFYRPGFIVESFKLPVEDKLLLSEAFGSLSRIQKEIIYLLFFEEYTQKQVGEKLGINQRKVSRILHKGLKQLWISLTE, from the coding sequence ATGCACAAGAAGGAATTTTTTTCAATTAAAAATAATTCCAATCCCAATTTGGAAGAATCTGTTTTCACTTATATGAAGGAAAAAAACCAAGTCAATCTTTCAAGGGTGATGGAAGAGGGTAAAAGACTGGTGTATTATTTTGCCGGTCATTATTGTGTGAGTGTTTCCAGGGAGGATCTTATTCAGGCAGGCTATGAAGGTCTTCTTAAAGCTGTAAAACGGTTTAATCCTGAAATGGGAGTTTCTTTTTCTACTTATGCCTGTCATTATATCAAAGGAGAAATAAGGCATTATATTAGAAAAGAATCCTTATTTTACCGTCCAGGATTTATTGTTGAGTCTTTCAAACTTCCTGTAGAAGATAAATTATTGCTATCAGAGGCTTTTGGCAGTCTCAGTAGAATTCAAAAAGAAATTATATATCTCCTTTTTTTTGAGGAGTATACCCAAAAGCAGGTGGGGGAAAAATTGGGCATCAATCAGCGGAAAGTGTCAAGAATTCTCCATAAAGGGTTAAAACAATTGTGGATTTCCCTGACCGAATGA
- a CDS encoding type IV pilus twitching motility protein PilT encodes MEDYKLLKLIKMAVNEEASDLHLTVNFPPSLRLDGKLVTTSLPPLRPQETESIAREIIPPSHLDNFIKYGECDFSYSLHGLGRFRVNVFRQRGTVALVMRIIKPGIPQLENLGLPDAVKDFTRKNKGLVLLSGPSGSGKSTTTAALLNLINETRTGHILTLEDPIEFLFIHKKCIVNQREMGQDSESYNRALKESIRQDPDIVFVGEVRDAETVDVIISAAEAGRLVFASLHTLDAITTIERFIDIFPYNLQHQVRFRLAGVLEGIISQRLLLRKNEKGRVAAAEVLSVTPKVRKYIREGCIDKIYEEIAAGGPGMQTMDSHIKALYENGIISKEDMLANVLEEE; translated from the coding sequence TTGGAAGATTACAAATTACTTAAATTGATTAAGATGGCAGTAAATGAAGAAGCATCAGACCTTCATTTAACTGTAAATTTCCCACCCAGTTTAAGATTAGATGGAAAATTAGTGACTACTTCACTACCGCCCCTTCGTCCCCAGGAAACAGAAAGTATCGCCAGGGAAATAATCCCTCCCAGTCATCTGGATAACTTTATTAAATACGGCGAGTGTGATTTCTCATATAGTCTTCACGGCCTTGGAAGGTTCAGGGTGAATGTTTTTAGACAAAGAGGAACGGTAGCCCTGGTTATGAGAATTATAAAGCCGGGAATTCCACAACTAGAGAACCTGGGCCTTCCAGACGCAGTTAAAGATTTTACTCGTAAAAATAAGGGGTTGGTGCTGCTTTCAGGTCCCTCAGGAAGCGGTAAATCTACAACTACCGCTGCCTTACTGAACTTGATTAACGAGACCCGTACCGGACATATTTTAACCTTAGAGGATCCCATTGAATTTTTATTTATTCATAAAAAATGTATTGTAAATCAGAGAGAAATGGGTCAGGACAGCGAGTCCTATAACCGGGCACTAAAGGAATCTATCAGACAGGATCCAGATATAGTGTTTGTGGGAGAAGTTCGGGATGCCGAAACTGTTGATGTAATAATTTCGGCTGCAGAGGCAGGACGGCTGGTTTTCGCTTCCCTGCACACGTTAGATGCTATTACTACCATTGAAAGGTTTATAGATATTTTCCCCTATAACCTACAGCATCAAGTAAGATTTAGATTAGCCGGGGTATTGGAAGGAATTATATCTCAGCGGCTGCTTCTTCGGAAGAATGAAAAAGGTAGGGTTGCTGCAGCGGAAGTGCTGAGCGTAACACCGAAGGTGCGAAAATATATAAGAGAAGGTTGTATTGACAAAATTTATGAGGAAATAGCCGCAGGTGGACCAGGAATGCAGACAATGGATAGTCATATAAAAGCTCTTTATGAAAATGGCATTATCTCCAAAGAGGACATGCTGGCCAATGTGTTAGAGGAAGAATAA
- the aroE gene encoding shikimate dehydrogenase, whose amino-acid sequence MVSGKTSIFGLIGDPIQHSLSPKMHNTAFQHLKLDSIYVAFRVKAEDLSDAVRGLRALNVKGFNVTAPHKESVIPLLDQLSEESAVIGAVNTVKNEDGILTGYNTDGGGFTRFIKEQLKVRLQGKKVVMVGLGGAAKSIAYYLCKENIKSLIISNRNQDKAQKYSELLKKKFNIAVTGIPLEGQILNAFMKKCDLLIYGLPMDVVSGGELIIDPDVFPSNMLLFDLRYHPKETQVMKLAREKGLSSYNGEGMLLYQGVQAFQVFTGLDPSEKLMKASLET is encoded by the coding sequence ATGGTGAGTGGTAAAACCAGTATATTTGGATTGATTGGGGATCCTATCCAGCATTCCCTTTCACCGAAGATGCATAACACTGCTTTTCAACATCTTAAGTTGGACAGTATTTATGTGGCGTTCAGGGTAAAAGCTGAGGATTTATCAGATGCGGTTCGAGGGTTGAGAGCTTTGAACGTAAAAGGTTTTAATGTTACGGCACCTCATAAGGAATCAGTAATTCCTCTGTTGGATCAACTGTCTGAAGAATCGGCAGTTATAGGTGCCGTAAATACGGTCAAAAATGAAGATGGCATTTTAACCGGATACAATACGGACGGAGGGGGTTTTACCCGATTTATAAAAGAGCAGCTGAAGGTGAGGCTTCAAGGAAAAAAAGTTGTAATGGTCGGCCTGGGGGGAGCTGCAAAGTCTATTGCTTATTATTTGTGTAAAGAAAACATAAAAAGTCTGATTATTTCTAATCGTAACCAAGATAAAGCCCAAAAATACTCAGAGCTTTTGAAAAAGAAATTTAATATAGCTGTTACAGGTATCCCTCTAGAGGGCCAGATTTTAAACGCTTTCATGAAAAAGTGTGACCTGTTAATTTACGGTCTTCCCATGGACGTGGTTTCCGGAGGAGAATTGATTATTGACCCCGATGTATTTCCATCAAATATGTTGTTGTTTGATTTGAGATATCATCCCAAAGAGACTCAAGTGATGAAATTAGCCAGGGAAAAGGGCCTTTCAAGTTATAACGGAGAAGGTATGTTATTGTACCAAGGGGTTCAGGCATTTCAGGTATTTACAGGTTTAGACCCTTCGGAAAAATTAATGAAAGCTTCCTTGGAAACATAG
- a CDS encoding YqeG family HAD IIIA-type phosphatase has product MLRLLCPDIYLDSIYELDLNKLKIKGIKGIITDLDNTLIPWGESTVMPELEEWFRYLKENDFKVCIVSNNSLGRVKVFADTLDIPAIPKAVKPRRGAFRLALSKMGITLDEAAVLGDQIFTDVLGGNRLGLFTVLVIPVSEREFIGTQVVRKVERYILKRLKCKGMLRY; this is encoded by the coding sequence ATGCTGCGTTTGTTATGTCCTGATATTTACCTGGACTCCATTTATGAACTGGATCTGAACAAGTTAAAAATAAAGGGAATTAAAGGTATTATCACTGATTTAGATAATACCCTAATCCCCTGGGGTGAGAGCACCGTAATGCCTGAGCTTGAGGAGTGGTTTCGTTATTTAAAGGAAAATGATTTTAAAGTCTGTATAGTTTCTAACAATTCTTTGGGAAGGGTAAAGGTTTTTGCAGACACCTTAGATATTCCGGCGATTCCCAAAGCTGTGAAGCCCAGGAGAGGGGCCTTTCGCCTGGCTCTGAGCAAAATGGGGATTACCCTTGATGAGGCTGCCGTGCTGGGAGATCAGATTTTTACTGATGTACTGGGTGGTAACCGCCTGGGATTGTTTACGGTTTTAGTAATTCCTGTCAGTGAACGGGAGTTTATCGGAACCCAGGTGGTCAGAAAAGTGGAGCGTTATATCTTAAAACGACTAAAGTGTAAGGGTATGCTTCGTTATTAA
- the sigK gene encoding RNA polymerase sporulation sigma factor SigK — protein MLPVIGALSLAIREFIFLVSYITNNSFPKPLSKEDEKKYLQLMEKGDEYARRKLIEHNLRLVAHIIKKFDCKEENEDLISIGTIGLIKAINTFNQGKGTRLATYAARCIENEILMHLRSTKKNKTEVSLQEPIGIDKEGNEITLLDILGSDSDVVLETVEFKIAQKKLYEIIKTLKAREQQVLKMRFGLPTGERKTQKEIAKKLGISRSYVSRIEKKVIRKLSKEFEAEECPKCGI, from the coding sequence ATGCTTCCTGTGATAGGTGCATTAAGTCTTGCCATTCGGGAGTTTATATTTTTAGTCTCCTATATTACTAATAATTCTTTCCCTAAACCCTTGTCTAAAGAGGATGAAAAGAAGTATCTTCAACTTATGGAAAAAGGGGATGAGTATGCCCGGCGTAAACTGATAGAACATAATTTGAGGTTAGTTGCCCACATTATTAAAAAGTTTGACTGTAAGGAAGAGAACGAAGACTTAATATCTATAGGGACCATTGGTTTAATAAAGGCCATTAATACTTTTAATCAGGGGAAGGGAACCCGGTTGGCTACTTATGCAGCCCGGTGTATCGAAAACGAAATATTGATGCATTTGAGGAGCACAAAAAAGAATAAAACCGAAGTTTCCCTTCAGGAGCCCATTGGGATAGATAAGGAGGGAAACGAAATCACGCTGCTTGATATTTTAGGTTCCGATTCAGACGTGGTTTTGGAAACCGTGGAATTTAAAATCGCCCAAAAGAAGCTTTATGAGATCATTAAGACTTTAAAAGCCCGAGAACAACAAGTATTAAAAATGAGATTTGGGCTGCCCACGGGAGAAAGAAAAACCCAAAAGGAGATTGCTAAAAAATTGGGAATTTCCCGTTCCTATGTATCCAGGATTGAAAAGAAAGTGATCCGAAAACTCTCTAAAGAGTTTGAAGCGGAGGAGTGTCCAAAATGCGGCATATAA